The following is a genomic window from Desulfovibrio sp. X2.
GCACCTTGACCACGTCCGCGCCGAGCTCAACGGCCACGCGCGCCGCGTGGCAGACCACGTCCGCGTCGTACTCGTCCGGGATGTGCGCGCCGCGCGCGTACATCATGGCCAGCACCGGCATGCCCCACTCCGCCGCGCGGCTCGTGACCTCGCCCAGGTCGCGCAGCATCTCGCGCTCGCTCACGTCGCCCAGGTTGACGTGCACGGACACCCCGTCCGCGCCCAGGCGCAGGGCGTCCTCCACCGTGCCGACCAGGGTCTTGGCGTTGGGGAACGGCGAGAGGGAGGTGGACGCGGAGAGGTGGACGATGAGCCCGACGTCCTTGCCGTAGCCGCGATGCGTGCAGCGCGGCATGCCCTTGTGCATGAGCACGGCGTTGGCGCCGCCCTCGGCCACGCGGTTGACCGAGCCCTTGAAGTCCACCATGCCGCCGATGGGCCCGACGCTGACGCCGTGGTCCATGGGCACGATGATCGTGCGGCCGGTATTGCGGTTGAAGATGCGTTCCAGGCGGACGGCCTTTCCAAGCAACATGTTCTCCTCCTCGGAGGGTTTGCCCGAAAGGACCGCACAGGGGGAACCCGGGGCCCGAAACGACGGAGGGGCCGCGGGCTTATGCCCGCGGCCCCTCCGGATCGTGCGCAGGGTGTGTGCTAACCTGCGCGCGCCGTGGAACCGCGGGCGCTTCTAAAGAAGAAGAAAAAGGAAAACGAAAAGAAGCTGGGTGCGGTTCCGATCTGCGTGCGCATGCAGTCCTCTTAGCCCCGGCCCCGCGCGCTGTCAACGGCGCATGCCCCACGCCTTTTCGCGGCCCCCGAGGATGCCCGGCCCGCGTCCGGGCCCCGACATTCTTGCGCACGTCACGGGAATATAACGCCCCTGCCCTTTGCTGCGCCCGGGCGACGTGCTATCCTGATTTGAACTCGCAGACGCAGGGAGCGCGCATGGCGGCATCGAACGACAAGGGCGACAAGGGCGGCAAGGGCGGCAGGAACCGCAAGGGCGGGACCACGGGGGCGGGACGCGCGGCGCAGGCGAAGGCCGCGGCCAAGCCGTCCGCGGGCAAGACTCGCGCGGAGGACCCGGGCAAGGCCAGACTCGCCAGGGAAAAACGCATCGTGGACGAGCTCTGCTACACGCCGAGCGCGCCCGAGAGCGAGAAGATCGCCGCGGACATCAAGCGCCACATCGCCACCACGCTGGGCAACGATTTCGAGCGGCCCAGCGCCTATACCTGTTCCCAGGGGCTGTCCTTCGCCGTGCGCGACCGCCTGGTGGACCAGTGGATCGCGACGCAACGCGAATTCTACGAGATGGACACCAAGCGGGTCTACTACCTCTCCCTGGAGTTCCTTCCCGGCCGCTTCCTGGAGAGCAACATCCTGAGCCTGGGCATCGAGGACGACGTCAAGACGGCGCTCGAGGACACGGGCTTCGACCTCGAGGAGCTCATCGAGCAGGAGGCGGAGCCGGGCCTGGGCAACGGCGGCCTCGGCCGCCTGGCCTCGTGCTTCCTGGACTCCATGGCCACCCGGAAGATCCCGGGCTACGGCTACGGCATCTCCTACGCCTACGGCATCTTCCGCCAGGACATCGAGGACGGGCGCCAGGTGGAGCGGGCCGACAACTGGCTGCACTACGGCAGCCCGTGGGGCTTTCAGCGCGCCAAGCACCTCTACTCCGTGCACTTCTACGGCCACGTGCGCGAGTACGTGGACCACGAGGGCTGCACCCGCTACCACTGGATCGACACGCAGCGCATCCGGGCCATGGCCTTCGACGTCATGATCCCGGGCTACAAGAACGGCTTCACCACCAACATGCGGCTGTGGGTGGCCAAGGCGGCCAAGGCCTTCGACCTGCAGTTCTTCAACTCCGGCGACTACGTGGGCGCGCTGGAGAACAAGATCCAGTCCGAGAACGTCTCCATGGTCCTCTACCCGGACGACCGCGAGGAGGCGGGCAAGGAGCTTCGGCTCAAGCAGCAGTATTTCTTCGTCTCCGCAACCATGCAGGACATCGTGCGCCGCTTCCGCAAGGAAGGCGCCACCTGGGACCACCTGCCCGAGCAGGTGGCCGTGCAGCTGAACGAGACCCACCCCTCCATCGCCATCCCCGAGCTCATGCGCATGCTGCTCGACGGCGAGCACCTCACCTGGGAGCAGGCCTGGTCCATCTGCGTGCGCACCTTCGCCTACACCAACCACACCGTGCTGCCCGAGGCGCTGGAGAAGTGGCCCGTGGAGATCATGGAGCGCCTCCTTCCCCGGCACATGCAGATCATCTACGAGATCAACCGCCGCTTCCTCCAGGAGGTGGCCATGCGCTACACGGGCGACACGGACCGCCTGCGCCGCATGTCGCTCATCGAGGAGGGTCCGGAGAAGCAGGTGCGCATGTCGCACCTGGCCATCGTGGGCAGCCACCGCGTGAACGGCGTGGCCGAGCTCCACTCGGAGATCATCCGCCACACCATCTTCCGCGACTTCCACGACATGTATCCCGAGCGCTTCACCAACGTGACCAACGGCATCACCCCGCGCCGCTTCCTGCTGCAGTGCAACCCGCGGCTGGCCTCCCTGGCCACGCGCGAGGTCGGGGACGGCTGGGTCACGGACCTCGACAAGCTCCGGGGGCTCGAGCCGCTGTCCGGGGACGCGGCCTTCTGCGAGGAGTGGATGGCCATCCGCAAGGCCAACAAGGAGCGCCTGGCCAGGACCGTGAAGGAGCTGTGCGGCGTGGAGACCGACCCCGCGAGCCTCTTCGACGTGCAGGTCAAGCGCATCCACGAGTACAAGCGCCAGATCCTGAACTGCCTGCACCTGGTGACGCTCTACGCCCGGCTGCTGGACGACCCGAACGCGAGCGTGACCCCGCGCACCGTGCTCTTCGCGGGCAAGGCCGCGCCGGGCTACGCCATGGCCAAGCTGATCATCCGCCTGATCTGCTCCGTGGCCGAGGCCGTGAACGCCGCCCCGGCCTGCAAGGGCAGGCTGCGCGCCTGCTTCCTGCCGGACTACTCCGTGTCGCTCGCGCAGCGCATCATCCCCGCCTGCGACCTCTCGGAGCAGATCGCCACCGCGGGCATGGAGGCCTCGGGCACGGGCAACATGAAGTTCGCCCTGAACGGTGCCCTGACCATCGGCACCTTCGACGGCGCCAACGTCGAGATCCTGGAGGAGGTGGGCGCGGAGAACTTCTTCCTCTTCGGCCTGCGCGTGGACGAGGTGCAGCAGCGGCGCGCGGGCGGCTACGACCCGGCCGCCCTGGCCGCCTCCTCGCCCGAACTCTCCCGCGCGCTCGACCTCATCCGCTCCGGCCACTTCACGCCGAGCGAGCCGGACCTCTTCGCGCCCATCGTGGACTCGCTCCTTGCCGGCGGCGACTACTTCATGGTGCTCGCGGACTACGCCGACTACATGCGCGCCCAGCACGAGGCCGCCGCGGCCTTCGCCGACCCGCGCGGCTGGGCCGCCCGCTCCATCCTGAACACCGCGCGCATGGGCAAGTTCTCCTCGGACAGGGCCATCCGGCAATACGCCGAGGACATCTGGGGGGTGAAGCCGCTGCCCTAGACAGGGCGCCGGAACACGGCGGCAGGCCGAGGGTTTCTGCCCATTTCCCTCGACCCCGGCTTTGCGCTATGGAAGGTCTGCACAAAAAGACACACGTACCGGCGAGGTACCCATGCGAAGCATCGTCTGCGCCCTCGAGCACATCCGCACGGAGCGCGCGAAAGAGGCCGTCGAGCGGGCGCAGTCCTGCGCGGACGAGGTGCCCTGCCCCTTCTGCGGCGCCACGCTCTCGGTGGAGTCCACGGACGGCGAG
Proteins encoded in this region:
- a CDS encoding glycogen/starch/alpha-glucan phosphorylase, producing the protein MAASNDKGDKGGKGGRNRKGGTTGAGRAAQAKAAAKPSAGKTRAEDPGKARLAREKRIVDELCYTPSAPESEKIAADIKRHIATTLGNDFERPSAYTCSQGLSFAVRDRLVDQWIATQREFYEMDTKRVYYLSLEFLPGRFLESNILSLGIEDDVKTALEDTGFDLEELIEQEAEPGLGNGGLGRLASCFLDSMATRKIPGYGYGISYAYGIFRQDIEDGRQVERADNWLHYGSPWGFQRAKHLYSVHFYGHVREYVDHEGCTRYHWIDTQRIRAMAFDVMIPGYKNGFTTNMRLWVAKAAKAFDLQFFNSGDYVGALENKIQSENVSMVLYPDDREEAGKELRLKQQYFFVSATMQDIVRRFRKEGATWDHLPEQVAVQLNETHPSIAIPELMRMLLDGEHLTWEQAWSICVRTFAYTNHTVLPEALEKWPVEIMERLLPRHMQIIYEINRRFLQEVAMRYTGDTDRLRRMSLIEEGPEKQVRMSHLAIVGSHRVNGVAELHSEIIRHTIFRDFHDMYPERFTNVTNGITPRRFLLQCNPRLASLATREVGDGWVTDLDKLRGLEPLSGDAAFCEEWMAIRKANKERLARTVKELCGVETDPASLFDVQVKRIHEYKRQILNCLHLVTLYARLLDDPNASVTPRTVLFAGKAAPGYAMAKLIIRLICSVAEAVNAAPACKGRLRACFLPDYSVSLAQRIIPACDLSEQIATAGMEASGTGNMKFALNGALTIGTFDGANVEILEEVGAENFFLFGLRVDEVQQRRAGGYDPAALAASSPELSRALDLIRSGHFTPSEPDLFAPIVDSLLAGGDYFMVLADYADYMRAQHEAAAAFADPRGWAARSILNTARMGKFSSDRAIRQYAEDIWGVKPLP
- a CDS encoding 2-amino-3,7-dideoxy-D-threo-hept-6-ulosonate synthase, which produces MLLGKAVRLERIFNRNTGRTIIVPMDHGVSVGPIGGMVDFKGSVNRVAEGGANAVLMHKGMPRCTHRGYGKDVGLIVHLSASTSLSPFPNAKTLVGTVEDALRLGADGVSVHVNLGDVSEREMLRDLGEVTSRAAEWGMPVLAMMYARGAHIPDEYDADVVCHAARVAVELGADVVKVPYPGSLEDFARVVEACCVPVLIAGGPRMDSERDLLTMVHDACLAGGAGLSIGRNVFQHERPEVLMKALARIVHDEWDVERALELLHGAE